One window from the genome of Indicator indicator isolate 239-I01 chromosome 6, UM_Iind_1.1, whole genome shotgun sequence encodes:
- the NR4A3 gene encoding nuclear receptor subfamily 4 group A member 3 — protein sequence MPCVQAQYSPSPPGSNYAAQTYAYGSEYSSEIMNPDYTKLTMDLSSTEITATATTSLPSFSTFMEGYSGSYELKPSCIYQMQTASSGQRPLIKMEDTRLSPYQPSLPPSTDEGMPSTSMYFKQSPPSTPTTPGFPSHQSLWDEPPLQPTQTCLPPGHLMDTAPMKTVPPRFPLFHFKHSPPHTPAAAAHMCYDPASLSLPLGSDRPATSQAPMESHSYGLHLAKRPATLAFSPLGLNAATSSLMGESSGGGSSGLPSPPSRSSSSGEGTCAVCGDNAACQHYGVRTCEGCKGFFKRTVQKNAKYVCLANKNCPVDKRRRNRCQYCRFQKCLSVGMVKEVVRTDSLKGRRGRLPSKPKSPLQQEPSQPSPPSPPISMMNALVRALTDSTPRELDYSRYCSTDQAAAGTDAEHVQQFYNLLTASIDITRGWAEKIPGFTDLPKEDQTLLIESAFLELFVLRLSIRSDTAEDKFVFCNGLVLHRLQCLRGFGEWLDSIKDFSLNLKSLNLDIPALASLSALTMITERHGLKEPKKVEELCNKITSSLKDHLTFSCQNKGQPLESAEPKVLGVLADLRSLCTLGLQRIFYLKLEDLVPAPSIIDRLFLDTLPF from the exons ATGCCCTGTGTGCAAGCGCAGTATAGTCCTTCACCGCCTGGTTCAAATTATGCAGCTCAGACCTATGCGTATGGCTCGGAGTACAGCTCGGAGATCATGAATCCTGACTATACCAAGCTGACCATGGACCTGAGCAGTACTGAAATCACTGCCacagccaccacctcccttcccagcttcagcACCTTTATGGAGGGTTACTCTGGCAGCTATGAGCTCAAGCCTTCCTGCATCTACCAAATGCAAACTGCCTCCTCTGGCCAGAGGCCTCTCATAAAGATGGAAGACACCCGCCTCTCCCCGTACCAGCCCTCACTGCCACCCTCCACGGATGAGGGGATGCCCAGCACTTCCATGTACTTCAAGCAATCTCCACCCTCCACGCCTACCACGCCCGGCTTCCCCTCTCACCAGAGCCTGTGGGATGAGCCCCCATTGCAGCCAACAcagacctgcctgccacctgGCCACCTGATGGACACTGCCCCTATGAAGACCGTGCCTCCACGCTTCCCCCTTTTCCACTTCAAGCActcacccccccacacaccggCCGCAGCTGCCCACATGTGCTATGACCCTGCCTCCCTGagcctgcccctgggctctgacAGACCTGCCACCAGCCAGGCACCCATGGAGAGCCATTCCTATGGGCTTCACCTGGCCAAGAGACCAGCCACCTTAGCCTTCTCACCACTCGGCCTCAatgcagccacctccagcctgatgGGCGAGagcagtggtggtggcagcagtggcctCCCATCTCCACCCAGCAGGAGCTCCTCATCTGGGGAAGGTACCTGTGCTGTCTGTGGAGATaatgctgcctgccagcactaTGGAGTACGGACATGCGAGGGCTGCAAGGGCTTTTTCAAG AGAACAGttcagaaaaatgcaaaatatgtTTGTCTGGCAAATAAAAACTGTCCAGTGGATAAGAGACGTCGTAACAGATGCCAATACTGCCGGTTTCAGAAGTGTCTCAGCGTCGGCATGGTTAAAGAAG tTGTCCGTACCGACAGCCTGAAAGGGAGAAGAGGGCGGCTGCCTTCCAAACCAAAGAGCCCCTTACAGCAAGAACCCTCTCAGCCCTCCCCACCTTCTCCTCCCATCAGTATGATGAACGCCCTCGTTCGAGCTTTAACTGACTCCACGCCCAGGGAGCTTGACTATTCAAGA TACTGTTCCACCgatcaggctgctgcaggcacagatgCAGAACATGTACAACAGTTCTACAATCTTCTGACTGCCTCCATTGACATAACTAGAGGCTGGGCAGAAAAAATCCCAGGATTTACTGACCTCCCAAAAGAAGATCAGACATTACTCATAGAATCAGCTTTTTTGGAGCTGTTTGTACTAAGACTCTCCATCAG gTCTGATACTGCTGAGGATAAGTTTGTATTCTGCAATGGACTTGTGCTTCATAGACTTCAGTGCCTTCGTGGATTTGGGGAGTGGCTCGACTCTATTAAAGACTTTTCCTTAAACTTAAAGAGCCTTAACCTTGATATCCCAGCCTTAGCAAGTTTATCAGCTCTAACTATGATCACAG aACGACATGGATTAAAAGAACCAAAGAAAGTGGAAGAGCTATGCAACAAGATCACAAGCAGTTTGAAAGATCACTTAACTTTCAGTTGCCAAAACAAAGGACAACCGCTTGAGTCTGCAGAGCCGAAGGTACTGGGTGTTCTGGCTGACCTGCGTTCTCTCTGCACACTGGGACTGCAGCGCATCTTTTACCTGAAACTGGAAGATTTGGTGCCAGCCCCTTCCATTATTGACAGGCTGTTTCTGGACACCTTACCTTTCTGA